A window of the Nitrosopumilus ureiphilus genome harbors these coding sequences:
- the rfbC gene encoding dTDP-4-dehydrorhamnose 3,5-epimerase has protein sequence MIFKELKFEGVFKVELEKIEDNRGFFSRSWDKKEFQENGLNSNLIQCNISFNKTKGTIRGLHFQKKPHEEAKYVRCTKGRVYEVFVDLRKNSKTFLKWGEIELDSEKLTCLYIPEGFALGFQTLEDDSELFYQMSQWYKPELSTGIVWNDKELGIQWPIKTSIISEKDLSLPNLDQALKELGN, from the coding sequence ATGATTTTTAAAGAATTAAAATTTGAAGGAGTCTTTAAAGTAGAATTAGAGAAAATTGAGGATAATCGTGGATTTTTTTCAAGATCATGGGATAAGAAAGAATTCCAAGAAAATGGACTTAATTCAAATTTGATTCAATGTAATATTTCATTTAATAAAACTAAAGGTACAATACGAGGATTACATTTTCAAAAAAAACCACATGAAGAAGCAAAATATGTCAGATGTACTAAAGGTAGAGTTTATGAAGTATTTGTGGATCTAAGAAAAAATTCTAAGACTTTTCTCAAATGGGGTGAAATAGAATTAGATTCAGAAAAATTAACATGTCTGTATATACCTGAAGGATTTGCTTTAGGATTTCAAACTTTGGAAGATGATTCTGAATTATTTTATCAAATGTCTCAATGGTATAAACCAGAATTGTCAACAGGGATTGTTTGGAACGATAAAGAATTAGGAATACAATGGCCAATCAAAACGTCTATAATTTCTGAAAAAGATTTATCCCTACCAAATTTAGACCAAGCATTAAAAGAATTAGGAAATTAG
- a CDS encoding class I SAM-dependent methyltransferase: MNCRFCKNSLKYVFVNLGETPLANSYLTKETMNEVEKKIPLQAFVCEKCFLVQVEEFEKAKNIFNDYAYFSSYSTSWLDHVKLFADEMIDRFNLSDKDQIIEIASNDGYLLKNFKNKHIPILGIEPASNVAKIAENNGIPTVVKFFSFETAQEIVDAGKKAHLLLAFNVLPHVPNLNDFVLGMKKIIHENGVIVIQFSAYLLDVIQKCEFDMVYHEHFSYFSLFTLKKIFESNNLEIFDVKEIPVHGGSLRLFLKSTQNNEIKIEDSVKNLLKKEENFGLRKISTYLQFQKNVEKSKKSIQEFFIKAKEAEKKIVCYGAAAKGNTVLNFCEITKNDIDYIVDISPHKQGKFLPGTHIPIYFPEKIKETRPDYIVILAWNLKDEIIEQTSFIKEWGGKFVVLIPKVKILK; this comes from the coding sequence ATGAATTGCAGATTTTGTAAAAACTCACTAAAATATGTATTTGTTAATTTAGGAGAAACACCACTAGCTAATTCATATTTAACTAAAGAAACGATGAATGAGGTAGAAAAAAAAATTCCCTTACAAGCATTTGTATGTGAAAAATGTTTTTTGGTACAAGTAGAAGAATTTGAAAAGGCAAAAAACATTTTTAATGATTATGCATATTTTTCATCATATTCAACTTCGTGGTTGGATCATGTTAAATTATTTGCAGATGAAATGATTGACAGATTCAATCTATCTGATAAAGATCAGATAATAGAAATTGCAAGTAATGATGGATACCTTTTAAAGAATTTTAAGAATAAACATATTCCTATCTTAGGAATAGAACCAGCATCAAACGTCGCAAAAATTGCCGAAAATAATGGAATTCCCACAGTTGTAAAATTCTTTAGTTTTGAAACAGCTCAAGAAATTGTAGATGCTGGAAAGAAAGCACATCTATTATTAGCATTTAATGTATTACCACATGTTCCAAATCTAAATGATTTTGTTTTAGGAATGAAAAAAATTATTCATGAAAATGGAGTAATAGTTATTCAATTTTCTGCTTATTTATTAGACGTAATTCAAAAATGTGAATTTGATATGGTATATCATGAACATTTTTCTTATTTTTCATTATTTACATTAAAAAAAATTTTTGAATCAAACAATTTAGAAATTTTTGATGTAAAAGAAATTCCTGTACATGGTGGTTCTTTGAGATTATTTTTAAAATCAACACAGAATAATGAAATTAAGATTGAAGATAGTGTAAAAAATCTATTAAAGAAAGAAGAGAATTTTGGTTTGAGAAAAATATCAACATATTTACAATTTCAAAAGAACGTTGAAAAATCAAAAAAATCAATACAAGAATTTTTTATTAAAGCAAAAGAAGCAGAGAAAAAAATTGTTTGTTATGGTGCAGCAGCAAAAGGAAACACAGTTTTAAATTTTTGTGAAATCACCAAGAATGATATAGATTATATCGTAGATATTAGTCCTCATAAACAAGGAAAATTTTTACCTGGAACTCACATACCAATTTATTTTCCAGAGAAAATTAAAGAAACAAGACCCGACTATATTGTAATTCTTGCATGGAATTTGAAAGATGAAATTATTGAACAAACAAGTTTTATCAAAGAGTGGGGCGGAAAATTTGTTGTTTTAATACCCAAGGTAAAAATTTTAAAATGA
- a CDS encoding D-glycero-alpha-D-manno-heptose-1,7-bisphosphate 7-phosphatase, which produces MIPKNQAIFLDRDGVLNKNQIDYVKNIDELEIFPNIGECIKQINEQGYLVIVVTNQSAIGRKLTTKKNVEDIHKHIQQFLKKNNAKIDAFYYCPHLPTDNCDCRKPKSGLLVRAAHDFSIDLKNSWMIGDHDSDIEAGSNIGCKSIKISHEGNLLDIVNDILKS; this is translated from the coding sequence ATGATTCCTAAAAATCAAGCAATATTTCTTGATCGAGATGGTGTTTTAAACAAAAATCAAATTGATTATGTTAAAAATATTGATGAATTGGAAATTTTTCCAAATATTGGTGAGTGTATTAAGCAAATTAATGAACAGGGATACTTAGTGATTGTAGTTACTAATCAATCAGCAATAGGACGTAAACTAACAACAAAAAAAAATGTTGAAGACATTCACAAACATATTCAACAATTTTTAAAAAAAAACAATGCAAAAATTGATGCATTTTATTACTGCCCTCACCTTCCAACTGATAATTGTGATTGCAGAAAACCAAAATCTGGTCTTTTAGTAAGGGCAGCTCATGATTTTTCTATTGATCTCAAAAATAGCTGGATGATTGGAGATCATGATAGTGACATAGAAGCTGGATCAAATATAGGTTGTAAATCAATCAAAATCTCTCATGAAGGTAATTTACTGGATATTGTTAATGATATTCTAAAATCTTGA
- a CDS encoding NAD-dependent epimerase/dehydratase family protein, with product MSNKTILVTGGAGYVGSVLVPALLESNYHVKCLDRFFFGDDYLLSLKNDNLQLIYDDIRWFDGKLLDDVDVVLDLAALSNDPVGELNPEKTFEINHQGRSRVARLSKEHSVPRYILASSASVYGQQSSIADESATINPLTAYSKANRMAEIDTLSLNDESFSTTVLRFSSIYGISPRMRFDLAVNSIILDLFNSGKIIIYGKENRRPFLHIKDAIEAYLLTIQSHSSKISGEIFNVGSDDQNYCIYDLAKLVGDSISENYDFEAKDTSDNRSYFASFQKILKVLGFKPQFSVEDASKEIYDALKTKKIVFTKKMITVKWYNHILNNPDLLQKLSINNKIL from the coding sequence ATGAGTAACAAAACAATTTTAGTTACTGGGGGAGCAGGATATGTTGGTTCAGTATTAGTTCCAGCATTACTAGAAAGTAATTATCATGTTAAATGTCTTGATCGATTCTTTTTTGGAGATGATTATTTATTATCTCTAAAAAATGACAATTTACAATTAATTTATGATGATATTAGATGGTTTGATGGAAAATTACTTGATGATGTAGATGTAGTTTTAGATTTAGCAGCTCTTTCAAATGATCCAGTGGGTGAATTAAATCCTGAAAAGACCTTTGAGATAAATCATCAAGGTAGATCACGTGTTGCAAGATTATCTAAGGAACACAGTGTTCCCAGATATATTTTAGCTTCAAGTGCTAGTGTCTATGGTCAACAAAGTTCTATCGCTGATGAATCTGCAACAATAAATCCATTAACAGCATATTCAAAAGCAAACAGGATGGCAGAAATTGATACTCTGAGCCTTAATGATGAAAGTTTTTCTACAACTGTTTTACGTTTTTCAAGCATATATGGAATTTCGCCACGAATGAGATTTGATCTAGCTGTAAATAGTATTATATTGGATTTATTCAATTCTGGAAAAATAATTATTTATGGCAAAGAGAATCGTCGTCCATTTTTACATATTAAAGATGCAATTGAAGCATATCTCTTAACTATTCAAAGTCACTCATCAAAAATATCTGGAGAAATATTCAATGTTGGTTCTGACGACCAAAATTATTGTATATATGATTTGGCAAAATTGGTAGGTGATTCAATTTCTGAAAATTATGATTTTGAAGCTAAGGATACCTCAGATAACCGTTCATATTTTGCATCATTTCAAAAAATTTTAAAGGTCTTAGGATTTAAACCTCAATTTTCTGTTGAAGATGCATCAAAAGAAATCTATGATGCATTAAAAACTAAAAAAATAGTATTTACAAAAAAAATGATTACTGTAAAATGGTATAATCATATTCTAAATAACCCTGATTTGTTACAAAAATTAAGTATCAATAATAAAATTTTATAG
- a CDS encoding thiamine pyrophosphate-dependent enzyme, with protein sequence MNDLSSISKKILRIRIAQMIVNEKYKTGEFKIPIHLAFGHETIAVAIDEIMNNEDKLILTHRNIAYNLARLGKLNPILDEYYLKTSGLDCGKSGSMNLINPAKGIIYTSSILGNNFSVAVGIAMSLEIKHKDGIAIVLGGDGSLEEGSFHESILMFKSLNLSGLLIIENNEWSMATKISERRIHIDLETFSKSYDVKYVKLSGNNPLNYIEELTRLKEQSKKNNELICIEVMVNTLGDWIMTNDQNPDGKFINYHAGPAPTIDVTTCPALIKENNSDPIFVLIDLLGIDELNKLSDIIRNELEEETK encoded by the coding sequence ATGAATGATCTAAGTTCTATTTCAAAAAAAATTCTTCGAATTCGAATTGCACAAATGATAGTTAATGAAAAATACAAGACTGGAGAATTCAAAATCCCCATTCATTTAGCTTTTGGACATGAGACTATTGCAGTAGCTATCGATGAAATAATGAATAATGAAGATAAATTGATTCTAACTCATAGAAATATTGCATATAATTTAGCACGTCTTGGAAAACTAAACCCTATTTTAGATGAATATTATCTTAAAACATCAGGATTAGATTGTGGGAAATCTGGATCCATGAATTTGATTAATCCTGCCAAGGGAATAATTTACACATCCAGTATTCTAGGAAACAATTTTTCTGTTGCAGTGGGTATTGCAATGTCTTTAGAAATTAAACATAAAGATGGAATAGCAATTGTTTTAGGTGGAGATGGCTCTCTTGAAGAGGGAAGTTTTCATGAAAGTATTCTTATGTTTAAAAGTTTGAATCTAAGTGGTTTGTTAATTATTGAAAACAATGAATGGTCTATGGCTACTAAAATATCTGAAAGAAGAATACATATTGATTTAGAAACATTTTCTAAATCTTATGATGTAAAATATGTCAAACTTTCAGGAAATAATCCACTTAATTATATTGAGGAATTAACAAGATTAAAAGAGCAATCTAAAAAAAATAACGAATTAATTTGTATTGAAGTTATGGTAAACACACTAGGGGATTGGATAATGACTAATGATCAAAACCCTGATGGGAAGTTCATTAATTATCATGCAGGTCCTGCACCCACAATTGATGTTACAACATGTCCGGCATTAATCAAAGAAAATAACTCTGATCCAATTTTTGTATTAATTGATTTACTTGGAATTGATGAACTCAATAAATTATCTGATATAATTAGAAATGAATTGGAAGAGGAAACGAAATGA
- a CDS encoding glycosyltransferase family 2 protein, with protein sequence MTKDVLKVSIGLPVFNGEKTIGRAIESILSQTFKEFIVIISDNASTDSTQIICEEYEKKDKRIRYIRQKNNLGPLKNFRFLLDITNSKYFVWIAHDDFWDKKFLEKNIGILDSKKDVVGSIGQTNFIGDFWVVNKNEKFIRKTYKKIRRHFLSLECYSTNGSKYEDRIKNCLKSSRYPACIYSLFRTNILKKSINHTIHPWDAISILKILKYGNLHVFDETLLYRGQGGVSNTNSIELLINKKVKFHEILINRIPFQKWCIQNLGKKVFLQNIGYFIKLGSSGPQILLLDTIKFLFKKDRKKIYFEEDLGNKY encoded by the coding sequence TTGACTAAAGATGTTCTAAAAGTAAGTATTGGCCTACCCGTATTTAATGGAGAGAAAACAATAGGTCGCGCTATCGAATCAATTCTTTCCCAAACTTTTAAAGAGTTTATTGTAATAATTTCAGATAATGCTTCAACTGATTCAACACAGATTATTTGTGAAGAATATGAAAAGAAAGATAAAAGAATTAGATATATTAGACAAAAGAATAATTTGGGCCCTTTAAAGAATTTCCGTTTTCTTCTGGATATTACTAATTCAAAATATTTTGTTTGGATTGCGCATGATGATTTTTGGGATAAAAAATTTTTAGAGAAAAATATCGGAATTCTTGATTCAAAAAAAGATGTTGTGGGAAGTATTGGTCAAACCAATTTTATTGGAGATTTTTGGGTAGTTAATAAAAACGAGAAATTTATTAGAAAAACATACAAAAAAATAAGGCGGCATTTTCTCTCTTTGGAATGCTATAGTACAAATGGTTCAAAATATGAGGATAGAATAAAAAATTGTTTGAAATCATCAAGATATCCTGCATGTATTTATTCATTATTTCGCACTAATATATTAAAAAAATCCATTAATCATACAATACATCCTTGGGATGCCATATCAATTTTAAAAATTTTGAAATATGGAAATTTACATGTTTTTGATGAAACACTACTTTATCGAGGTCAAGGTGGAGTATCAAATACTAATAGTATCGAACTTCTAATTAACAAAAAAGTAAAATTTCATGAAATATTGATAAATAGAATACCATTTCAAAAATGGTGTATACAAAATTTAGGGAAAAAAGTTTTTTTGCAAAATATTGGTTATTTTATCAAACTTGGTTCAAGTGGTCCACAGATACTTTTGTTAGATACAATAAAGTTCCTTTTCAAGAAAGATCGTAAAAAAATTTATTTTGAAGAAGATTTAGGAAATAAATACTAA
- a CDS encoding D-glycero-D-manno-heptose 7-phosphate kinase, giving the protein MHIGISPVRISFAGGGTDMPEYYEKYGGNVVSTAISLFTYLMIKPRKDDSFQAFSTDFEIHQSKITYKKLKAKAGTEIAVSVIKYLNFKHGADFVIGSDVQPGSGLGASSSLTVNFINTISKLQKKKFSNKQIAEKAFFVERNLLLHPIGKQDDYVASYGGLNYIKFNKNKTTVTPIKLSKSKSQELQNNLLLFFIGTTRKSSTVLTTQLKKTKNLEPTTLNSLHKVNDLGKELFYSLKKSDLNRVGEILDQGWKEKKNFTKQVSNPKIDKIYENAIQKGAIGGKLTGAGAGGHMLFYCEPKKQTLVKNEMKHLGLKHIDFKLYQNGPKILNLYDFI; this is encoded by the coding sequence ATGCATATAGGAATTAGTCCTGTACGAATTAGTTTCGCAGGGGGTGGAACAGACATGCCTGAATATTATGAAAAATATGGAGGAAATGTTGTTTCAACTGCAATTTCTTTATTTACATATTTAATGATAAAACCTAGAAAAGATGATTCGTTTCAAGCATTTTCTACTGATTTTGAAATACATCAAAGTAAAATCACCTATAAAAAATTAAAGGCTAAAGCAGGAACTGAAATTGCAGTTTCTGTAATTAAATATCTTAATTTCAAACACGGTGCAGATTTTGTAATTGGCAGTGATGTTCAACCTGGTTCAGGATTAGGTGCTTCTAGCAGTTTGACTGTAAATTTTATTAATACTATTAGTAAATTACAAAAAAAAAAATTTTCAAATAAACAAATTGCAGAAAAAGCCTTCTTTGTAGAACGTAATTTATTACTTCATCCTATTGGAAAACAAGATGATTATGTCGCTTCCTATGGAGGATTAAACTATATCAAATTCAATAAAAATAAAACTACGGTAACCCCAATTAAACTAAGTAAGTCTAAATCCCAAGAACTTCAAAATAATTTATTATTGTTTTTTATAGGAACAACGAGAAAAAGCTCTACTGTTCTTACAACACAATTAAAGAAAACAAAAAACCTAGAACCTACTACATTAAACTCATTACACAAAGTTAACGATTTAGGAAAAGAACTATTTTATTCTCTTAAAAAATCCGATTTAAATAGAGTTGGAGAAATTTTAGATCAAGGCTGGAAAGAAAAGAAAAATTTTACTAAACAAGTTTCAAATCCTAAAATTGACAAGATATATGAAAATGCAATTCAAAAGGGTGCAATCGGTGGAAAATTGACTGGTGCCGGAGCTGGTGGTCATATGTTATTTTATTGTGAACCTAAAAAACAAACATTAGTTAAAAATGAAATGAAACATTTGGGATTGAAACATATTGATTTTAAGTTATATCAAAATGGACCCAAAATTCTAAACTTATATGACTTTATCTAG
- a CDS encoding SDR family oxidoreductase, which translates to MKKILIIGGSGFVSTNLIKYIPENWEIFATYNCNSIKNQKIKSFKINLIENPKEIISIIQKIKPDYIVDTVAFPSVDLCEENHLLADKLHIDVTKIISKISSKINSKLLFLSTDAVFEGQLNKKYLETDIAKPVNYYGYTKLKAEEIILLASKNNVVLRTAVIYGANDKSRFTNWILSYLREQKTVDPFIDQHNSPTLVDDLSQAIIKILQNDISGLFHATGPTCVNRYDFALILAKEFGLDSNLIKPVTSLEKKQVAPRPISTCLDSSKLEHSIDFNFKDLETGISFIAS; encoded by the coding sequence ATGAAAAAAATTCTAATTATTGGTGGTAGCGGCTTTGTTAGTACAAATTTAATTAAATATATCCCTGAAAATTGGGAAATTTTTGCCACGTATAATTGTAATAGTATAAAAAATCAAAAAATAAAATCTTTCAAAATTAATCTTATAGAAAATCCTAAAGAAATAATTTCTATTATTCAAAAAATTAAACCTGATTACATTGTGGATACCGTAGCTTTTCCCAGTGTAGATTTATGTGAAGAAAATCACTTACTTGCGGATAAATTACATATTGATGTAACAAAAATTATTTCAAAAATATCTAGTAAAATAAACTCGAAATTACTTTTTCTATCAACTGATGCAGTATTTGAAGGACAATTAAATAAAAAATATCTTGAGACAGACATAGCAAAACCTGTAAATTATTATGGTTATACAAAATTAAAAGCTGAAGAAATAATTTTATTGGCATCAAAAAATAATGTTGTTCTTAGAACAGCTGTAATTTATGGTGCCAATGATAAATCAAGATTTACAAATTGGATATTATCCTATTTGAGAGAACAAAAAACTGTTGATCCATTTATTGATCAACATAATTCTCCAACATTAGTTGATGATTTATCTCAAGCAATCATCAAAATTCTTCAAAATGATATTTCGGGACTTTTTCATGCAACAGGACCTACATGTGTAAATAGATATGATTTTGCTTTAATACTTGCAAAAGAATTTGGTTTAGATTCTAATTTAATCAAACCTGTTACTTCATTGGAAAAAAAACAAGTTGCACCTAGACCAATTTCAACATGTTTAGATTCATCAAAATTGGAACACAGTATTGATTTTAATTTTAAAGATTTAGAAACAGGAATATCATTTATTGCATCCTGA
- a CDS encoding SIS domain-containing protein, translating to MNIEISIKENLKLNSICLENLDKKSDQIKEIVEHLITAQNKGKTIFTMGNGGSGSTSSHFVSDLLKTAITNNSKRFKAISLVDNIPVNLAWSNDVSYDCIFLEQLKNFLTDGDIIIGFSGSGNSKNVVNAFEYAKTKGAITIAISGMSGGEISKIADLALIVPSNDMLIIESMHILICHCMINVIREQGIPKFNYDS from the coding sequence ATGAACATTGAAATTTCTATTAAAGAAAATCTCAAACTAAATTCTATATGCTTAGAAAATCTGGATAAAAAATCTGATCAAATCAAAGAAATTGTTGAGCATTTAATTACTGCACAAAATAAAGGTAAAACCATTTTTACTATGGGAAATGGCGGTTCTGGCTCTACGTCTTCTCATTTTGTTTCAGATTTATTAAAAACTGCTATTACAAATAATTCAAAAAGATTCAAAGCTATTTCACTAGTTGATAACATTCCTGTAAATTTGGCGTGGTCAAATGATGTTTCTTATGATTGTATTTTTTTAGAACAATTAAAAAATTTTTTAACAGATGGTGATATTATTATTGGTTTTAGTGGAAGCGGAAATTCAAAAAATGTTGTTAATGCATTTGAATATGCAAAAACAAAAGGAGCTATTACTATTGCAATATCTGGAATGTCTGGAGGGGAGATATCAAAAATTGCTGATCTCGCTCTAATTGTACCAAGTAACGATATGTTGATTATAGAATCAATGCATATTTTGATTTGTCACTGTATGATTAATGTAATTCGAGAACAAGGAATTCCAAAATTCAATTATGATTCCTAA
- a CDS encoding NAD-dependent epimerase/dehydratase family protein gives MKVLITGSESFVGKELISQCNEKNISIIGCDSIDVKNPNYDFLQINICSQNIPLEIFNNVDVVIHLAALSRDLDCKGKAYDCFNTNVMGTLNLVEYIKKTKVKQLIFASSEWVYDKFIDSEEKNEDSEINIANHDSEYALSKLVSESNLRQQHNNGFCNVTILRFGIIYGPRKSNWSAVESILNQVKNQDKVSVGSLKTGRRFVHVSDIVRGITHSFGLEGFNIINLTGNKIDTLKDIIDTSQKVLDKKITVFERNPDQISIRNPSNLKAKKIINWEPKIDLKSGLKSLLPYV, from the coding sequence ATGAAAGTCTTAATCACTGGTTCAGAGAGTTTTGTAGGAAAAGAGCTAATTAGTCAATGTAATGAAAAAAATATTTCAATAATTGGTTGTGATTCTATTGATGTAAAAAACCCTAACTACGATTTTTTACAAATTAATATTTGTTCTCAAAATATTCCATTAGAGATTTTCAATAATGTTGATGTTGTAATTCATTTAGCTGCACTTTCTAGAGATTTAGATTGTAAAGGAAAAGCATATGATTGCTTTAACACGAATGTTATGGGTACATTAAATCTAGTAGAATACATTAAAAAAACCAAAGTAAAGCAATTGATTTTTGCATCAAGTGAGTGGGTTTACGATAAATTTATTGACTCTGAAGAAAAAAATGAAGATTCTGAAATTAATATAGCAAATCATGATTCTGAATATGCCCTTTCTAAATTAGTTTCTGAATCAAATCTTCGCCAACAACATAACAATGGATTCTGTAATGTGACAATCCTCAGATTTGGCATTATTTATGGTCCAAGAAAATCAAATTGGTCTGCTGTTGAATCAATATTAAATCAGGTTAAAAATCAGGATAAAGTTTCAGTTGGATCATTGAAAACAGGTAGAAGATTTGTACATGTTTCAGATATTGTTAGAGGAATTACACATTCATTTGGATTAGAAGGTTTTAACATAATTAATTTAACTGGAAACAAAATTGATACATTAAAAGATATTATAGATACATCTCAGAAAGTACTTGATAAAAAAATAACCGTCTTTGAACGTAACCCTGACCAAATAAGTATCAGAAACCCTTCAAATTTAAAAGCTAAAAAAATTATTAATTGGGAGCCAAAAATTGATTTAAAATCAGGTTTGAAATCTTTATTACCATATGTGTAA
- a CDS encoding cephalosporin hydroxylase family protein codes for MIEKEFETRNKKFIKKMGKNKPLKKLSKKWMMESSLDEYSYHFRWLGLPIIQFPQDIVGLQEIIWKIKPDLIIETGIARGGSLIFSASMLQLIGKGNVLGIDIEIRKENKERILKHPLYKRIKMIEGSSIDENVINKVNKIAKNKNRILVILDSNHSHDHVLAELKAYSKLVKKGSYMIVFDTVIQDIPNKYSKKLLKGNWSKTDNPKTAVHEFLKKNKRFIIDKELENKLLITVAPDGFLKCIT; via the coding sequence ATGATTGAAAAAGAATTTGAGACACGAAATAAGAAATTTATTAAAAAAATGGGTAAGAATAAACCATTAAAAAAATTATCAAAAAAATGGATGATGGAAAGTTCTTTAGATGAATATTCATATCATTTCAGATGGCTAGGACTTCCTATCATACAATTCCCTCAAGATATAGTAGGATTACAAGAAATCATTTGGAAAATAAAACCTGATCTAATTATTGAAACAGGAATTGCAAGAGGAGGTTCATTAATTTTTTCAGCTTCAATGTTACAACTAATTGGGAAAGGAAATGTATTAGGGATCGATATTGAGATAAGGAAAGAAAATAAAGAGAGAATTTTGAAACATCCACTTTACAAAAGAATTAAAATGATAGAAGGTTCTTCAATTGATGAAAATGTGATAAATAAAGTAAATAAAATTGCTAAGAACAAGAATAGAATTTTAGTTATTTTAGATTCTAATCATTCTCATGATCATGTGTTAGCAGAATTGAAAGCATACTCAAAATTAGTTAAAAAAGGAAGTTATATGATTGTTTTTGATACAGTTATTCAAGATATTCCAAATAAATATTCTAAAAAATTATTGAAGGGTAATTGGAGTAAAACAGATAATCCTAAGACTGCAGTACATGAATTTCTTAAGAAAAATAAGAGATTTATAATTGATAAAGAACTGGAAAATAAATTATTAATTACTGTGGCACCAGATGGTTTTTTAAAATGTATTACATAA
- a CDS encoding glucose-1-phosphate cytidylyltransferase, producing the protein MKAVILAGGFGTRISEETHLKPKPMIEIGGKPILWHIMKRYSAYGINEFVICSGYMGNVIKDYFKKKHEDWEVNVLDTGKNTMTGGRLKRVKKYIKNETFCFTYGDSLNNANISNIIKFHKDKGKLATVTACHPPEKYGILKIERDMVVSFEEKPEKNNEWVNAGYFVLEPQIFELIKDDSTVWEKEPMKQLISKNQFSAFKHKGFYKSMDTISDRNFLEKLWNNDNAEWKNWK; encoded by the coding sequence ATGAAGGCAGTTATTTTGGCGGGTGGTTTTGGTACTAGAATCAGCGAAGAAACTCACCTGAAACCAAAACCAATGATCGAAATTGGAGGAAAACCAATACTTTGGCACATTATGAAAAGGTATTCTGCTTACGGAATTAATGAATTTGTGATTTGTTCAGGATATATGGGCAATGTGATTAAAGATTATTTTAAAAAAAAACATGAGGATTGGGAGGTCAATGTGTTGGATACAGGAAAGAATACCATGACAGGAGGTAGATTAAAAAGAGTCAAAAAATATATTAAAAATGAAACTTTCTGTTTTACTTATGGTGATAGTTTAAACAATGCAAATATTTCAAATATTATAAAATTTCATAAAGATAAGGGAAAACTTGCAACGGTTACTGCATGTCACCCTCCAGAAAAATATGGGATTTTAAAAATAGAGCGCGATATGGTGGTCAGTTTTGAAGAAAAACCTGAAAAAAATAATGAATGGGTCAATGCAGGATATTTTGTTTTAGAACCTCAAATTTTTGAATTGATAAAAGATGATTCTACAGTTTGGGAGAAAGAACCCATGAAACAATTAATATCTAAAAATCAATTTTCAGCATTTAAACATAAGGGGTTTTACAAGTCTATGGATACAATCAGTGATAGGAATTTTTTGGAAAAATTATGGAATAATGATAATGCGGAATGGAAAAATTGGAAATGA